The genomic DNA CCCAAACTTTTACCATTCAAGAGATCAATCCCAACTCCATTGCCAGCCGTGTGGGGTTACGACCGGGGGATAGAATTTTAGCTATCAACAATCAGCCTCTACGGGATGTCCAGGAATTGCTGGCTGTATTGGATCAGAATCCCAAAATCCTAGTACTGACAATAGCCCGCGAGCGGAGAATCGGTAAAATTCTGATTGAGTTTTGATGGCGCGTCTAGTAAGAGTACGGGAACACGTCAATCCCCTGGCAATTCAATACCAAAAACCAACACCGCCCCCTGACTGGTCAGCGGTCTATCAGGACTGGTCACTGCCCTTAAGTTTGGATTTGGGTTCAGGACAGGGGGAATATTTACTCCAAATGGCACAGAAATATCCCGATCGGAATTTTTTAGGCTTAGAAATACGCCAGCCCCTGGTAGAATACAGCAACGATCGTCGAGCAGAACTGGGTTTAACCAACGTTTACTTTCTCTTTTGCAACATCAATCAAACCTTGCCCTATCTCTTACCTGCTGACAAAAAGGTGAAGGAAGTCACTATTCACTTCCCTGACCCTTGGTTCAAGCGTCGCCAACACAAACGCCGTCTTGTCAATAGGGAATTAGTCAATACTTTAGCGCAAATTCTGTGTCCCACAGGACAGGTACTAGTACAGTCAGATGTTTGGGATATAGCCCGCAGTATTTTACAGCAATTTGAAGCTCACCCCGATTTCATAAACCTGGCAGGCGCAGGGCAATTTAGCGACCACTACCCTGACCACATTCCTACGGCGCGGGAACTCTGGGCAGTCCGCCGAAACCGACCTATCTATCGCATGGTGTTCCAGTTAGACAGTGAAAAAAAGGGAGGCATTCCTCCCCTCTCCTAATCACTTCTCCACAAAACTAGGGGTCGTAGGGTTCCTTCCCAGAAAACTTGATACTGCCGGGACTGGGATTGTCACCGATCTTGCGGGGCACGCTGCCCACAGCTACACGACCTTGGTTGACTTTTTCTGGGAACACGCCATCGGCAGGATGGAGGTACACCTGGTCACCGTTGGGGAACTCCCGCCAGATTTTGTAGTTGGTGATCTTGAAATTGCGCAGTTGCCGTCCCAGAGCCAGGGCCTGTTCCTTCTTAGCAAAGTAAAGCATGTTATCGCCTTCGTGCATGATGGCGGCACCACCGGTCGGCATTTCAAAGTATTGCTGCTTAGGGCTGTTCCAGGTGATCAGGTACTTTTCCTCCGTGAAGGCGGCAGAGAGTAAGCCCCCCGTACTCCCACCCCAAATGGGCACCTTGCCCGTAGGCTTTTGGGTTTCTTCAGACATAGCGTCGTCTCCGTAAAAGAATTAGGATTAAAGATAACATTTCCCGATCCCTTCTCTCCAAGACAACTTAACTTTCCTTTACATTGGCAGTAGGGGCTAGACCACTCTGGTGTTGGGGACAAAGACGAGGTCGGACAAGTCTAATTGCACATCAGAAAAAGCGGCAATCATGACTGCACCAAAGGGGCAATTACACCGTCTTGCCAAGATGGTATTGGGAATGGCACTAGTATCTGTCGATCGGTGTTTCAGAAAAGGAGCATTCTTGTTATCCAGCCAGGCGTTATTGTCCTCCACAAAGAAGTAGTCGTTGGCAGTCCCGTGCACAACCACTTTATCCTGACCTTTTTCAAAATCCCAAATGACGGCAAAACTTTTACCGATTTGCAGACCATACTGATCTTTCAAAACAAACGCATCATTCCCCGGTCCGCCGCTAAATTGATCCATGTGTCCAGATTCTCCGACTAAGGTATCATTCCCCCAACCGCCATACACCCAGTCGGGACCGTTATTAGAGGCATAAAAGACTAGACTATCGGCATTCGTATATCCCAATTGGGGAAAGGAAAAGTGATGATAAACACCGCCCGTCACACTCAGGTATGTACGGGAATTGTTGATACGATCGGTACCCAAAATGACCAGACCACCTTTTGCCAAATCCACCCTACCATCACCATTAAAATCTCCTACTGGTGTAAAGCCTGTACCAATGAAAATGCCGTTTTTACCGTCTACTTCTGCATCCTCTAACCGTCGAATTAATGTACCACCAAACAAAATCTTGTCGTGGGCATAGAGGTCAGTTATGCCATCACCATTAAAATCACCAATATTTTTTGTCTGGATAGCAATCCCTTGCGGTTGTGAAAACCCCTGTAATCCCCCGAAGGCAATATAGGTGGCGGGGGACCCAGACTGTCTAAAGGCGGGAGGACTACTATGGGTAGCCATTAACAAATCAACAAACCCATCATTGTTGAAGTCAGCAGCATCGTAAACACCATAACCAGGGGGAAAGGAGAGGCTAGAATCCTTGGCAGTAATCTGACTGGGATTAGCACTACCGAAATACAGAGTAGTTGTACCAGCTTCAGTAGACCATGGGAGATTTATCACGTAGGCAAAGTCAGCAAAGCCATCCCGGTTTACATCTCCCAAGGGGCGAATTCGTGCCAATGCCAAGGGGGTTGACGGTGGCATTTCTATCAACAAACTAGGGTTGGGGACAGTTAGATCAAACACAGGCGGATAATTACTCGAGGAGAGCAAGATGCGATTAGGAGCAACAATCAGATCACTCCGTCCGTCTCCATTTACATCCTTGGCATTTCTAATGAACACAGTATTGTTACCGTTTTTGATCAGAAAGCCATTGCTGCCGTCAATTAAGCCATGGTGTAGAACTGGCGGAAAGTCCCCTCTTGTACCAAAGAAAACAAAACCAGGACCAGCCAGATCAACAATCCCATCTCCGTTGACATCCCCATCAAAATCACTATAAACACCAGTGGCAAGATAAAAATCATTATGAACACCAGTAGCAAGATAAAATCCTCTCTTGCCATCTAGTTCTCCTGGGTCAAGCAAAATCTCATTGAGAGTAAAACCCTCCTTTTTGCCAAATAAAATGTAACTTCGTCTGTCAGAAGGTAAGTCACTATTAAAAACCACCAGTTCTTTGAGACCATCGCCATTGACATCCTGCCCCAACCGAAACGATCGACCTCTACTGTCGTAGGACTGAAAAAGGGGCTTATTATTGACAAGGAGAGGAGCGGGACGATCGAGATCAACAGGCACAGCCGCCGCGAAAGGAGAGGAGTTAGGGGAATTTTTGGGTGGTTTACCTGGAGCATGACCGTAGACAATGTACTTGTCTGTACCATTAGTATTTATGAGAAGGTCACCATAGCCGTCGTTGTCTAAATCACCGATCGGTTCAATCCAGAGAGCCTTTCTGGGGTCGCTACCGAAGAAAAACTCTAGTCCATTGTAACCGGTCAGTTGACTAGGGCTGAAGGGAGTACTCAAGGTCACAGGATTAAACATACTTACTCTCCAATAGTGTTGAATGACAGCCGAACCTCAAATGAAAAAGGCATAAAACATGCAAGCTCTGCAAAGCTTAAAGCAGTCAATGATTAACCCAAACTCAAAATAATTTTTAAGTCCTGGCAGATGTCAGATGTCCAACTAAGGGTGAATGGCAACATCAATATACATACTGCGTAATTCGAGGTCATCATTACTAGCTTGAAACCCACTGCTCCGGCAACCAACATAGTTAGTATGGACAGCTGCTATAGCGGGGTTTAAGCCTTTGGGGAGCAGCTCCGTAACAAATCAAAATAGAGCGTTGATGGCACTGCCACTGCGTTCGAGGCGATTATTGTCCAAGCGACAGTCGTCATTGTGGGGGTTGTTGTCTATACGAATGTCTGGGTCATAGCCCACCTCTACAATATAGCTGGGGGGAAATTCTCCTTCAGCTGGAGAGGAGCGATGCCAATTGCGCTCAAAAACCACCCTAACTTCCTGACCAAGACCAAGGTTTTGGAAAGGCTGTTGGGCCAGAAGGCGGGGCTGTCCACCAGGATTTTGTTCATACAAATAAACCATCTGCTGGTTGGCATTGGATAAGTAAGCGGTTGTCCCCTGGTTGCGAATTACGCCAGTAATCCGTACCCGCCCCTGAAAGGCATTGGTGCGGCTGAGGAGGGTGAAATTGATCCCTTGTGCCGCCAAATCAGGGCATGCTAATACTTGGGCGGGATTGGTAATCGGGCGTATATGCTGTTTTAGCTGTTCAACGGTCTCAGGACGAATGGGAGTCTGAGCTACAACGGGACATCCGACGGCAGTCAATGCTGTCAGTAGGGCTGCGGTCAGTTGGCGCGTCATCATTGTGAACCTCTGTGGATACATGATTCAGGAATACTTCCTTAGTCAGTATTGTGTCGGGAGTACTCCGATATGACAGTGTGATCGATCATTCTCCATCAGTTATCCAAATCACTAAGTTATTTTGTTGTCACTCCCAGTCATACAGTGGTAGGTCAGCCCCGTTGCTCACTAATGCCCCTGAAACTGGGCAGCAGTCCTCCGTCCAAAGAGCTAATCTCAGTGTCCGATTATTCTTTATTCTTTTTATTACTGCCAGTGACTAACTGATTGAAGCAGGCAGGGGCGGATGTGATTGAACCCTGCTTTCCCTGTTTTGACTCTTTCATGCAAGCAGCTGCAAACTAAAACACTGAAAAGGGAAACGACCCTAGCTCAAATTCTCCTGGAAATAGTACAACTATTATCACCCTTTGTTTTTACTTAACTGGGAGTTTCGACTTTCTAATGATATAGCTTATTTTGTTAAAAAAACTCTGACTTATGAGTCAACCTTGTCTCTCTTGTCCCAGACGTAATCATCACTTTCGTCTATTGATTTTTCATGAAAACCTCATCTTGAGGTACTAAGGGGGTATAACTAGAGTCTCTACTGCCTTAGCACTAGAAACTTCGATCGTTTGTCTTGCTAAATCTGCCACTGCTCGATCGCCCCTAACCTGAAGGTCACTGCGAGCCTGCTGATAAAAAACATTGCCCTCGGCAGTGACTAGTTGTTGGGGGATATTCCAGGTTGCCCGATCGGCGTTGACCTGAGATTGGTCAAAGGTAGAAATAGCCTTAACGTTGCCAGAGAGCTGAATAATCTGTTGTGCCAGATTAACTACACCTTGTTGACTAGAGACCAGGTAACCGCGGGAGGGACTTTTAATTTCCACAGGTTGGGGGAGTTTCACTAGACTTTCTTTAATATGCCACTCTAGATTACGGGAATTCAGTTCCCATCCCCTTTTAGTCGCTACAAGTCTGGCAGATTGGGGGAGTTGCAAAATTTGCTTCTGAATTTGCCAAACACCTTTTTGCGCCTTAAGCGTTAAATCTTCCTTTTGGTAAGTAGCTTGGAAAGGTACATCAATGCGGACTATCTGCTCAGGTGCTGCCCAAGTTAAAGCAGGTGCTTTGATAGAGATAGGGGGTTGTGCACTGCTAATTTGTACTGCCTCCGCTAAAGTGAAATGACTTTTACTAGGAGTAGCACGCAGAGATTTGCCCACAAGAGTAATTTTCCGATCGGGTTGTTGAATTTTGATATTGCCTGTAGCTGTGAGGAGGTCCTCATCTGCTTGCCAAACTAAACGATCGGCTTTTAGTTCAACATTTTCATCCAGGAGGCGGGCTTTAATGTCCCCATCAATAGTGATTTTGCGCTCCTTTTGATTGACCGAACCCGCCTTACCCTCTGCCTCAATTAAAACCTTGCCCTGGCGATAGAACTTACCTGAGACGGTGACAATTGTAGCGGTGAAATTTTCTTCGTTATAGTCTGCTTTACTAGCTTTGATTTCCCAGATTAAGTTGCCCTGACTATCAAATTCTGTCAGAGTGACATTGCCGAGGGTAGAACCAGGGGGAGGGACAGGCGTAACTTTTTGCTCTGTGATGGGGTTCAAGTACACCCATAGCCCCGCTCCTATGGCAACTCCCACTGTCGTTAGAGTTAAAGCCAGGGGTAAAGGTCTCATGGGCTGGCTGCCTCGATCGCTCGATCGATGAGGTCTAAACCCTCCTGCAGAGTGTCAAAGCGACAGAGTTGATCCCGCAGGGTGGCAGCACCGGGAAACCCCTTAGCGTACCAAGTCATGTGTTTACGCGCTTGTCTCAGCCCGCTAGTGCCCTTGTATTCGTAGAGAGCTTGTAAATGTTCTCGCGCCAACAGCAGCTTCTCCTGGATAGTGGGAGGAGCTTTTCTCTGACCCGTTTGGAAAAAGTAGTCAATCTCTCCCACCAAATAGGGATACCCCATTGTCCCGCGTGAACACATCACCCCATCTGCCCCCGTCTGCTCCAGGCAAGCGATCGCTGCTTCCAGGGAAAAAATATCCCCATTAGCAATCACGGGAATCCTGACTACCTCTTTCACCCGCCGAATCCACTCCCACCTGGCACTGCCATTATAGCCCTGGGCACGGGTGCGAGCGTGGACAGTGATCAATTGCGCTCCTGCATCCTCCATCCGCTGGGCAAATTCCACAATGTTAATCTCTTGGTCTGACCAACCAATGCGGGTTTTAACCGTGACAGGTACAGGAACCGCTGCTGCCACTCGCCGCACAATTTCTTGGGCAAGCCGTGGTTGCCTGAGCAGAGAAGACCCCCCCCCATTGCGCGTAATCTTATTCACAGGACAACCCATATTAATGTCCACCAAGTCTGCCCCCTCTGCCACCGCCTTCTCTGCTGCCTCTGCTAAAAAATCCGGTCGACAGTCAAATAACTGGATGGCAATGGGTGTTTCTGCCTCCCTGTCCACCTCCATGATCTGGGGTAAACCTTTGACATAGTGCAGTCCCGTAGCGTTGACCATTTCTGTGTACATCAGCGACCGGGGGGCAAACCGTCGGACAAAGCGCCGAAACACCATGTCTGTTACTCCCGACAGGGGGGACTGAAACACACGGCTGTAGAGAGTGAGGTTGCCAATTTTAAGGGGCTGTTTGACATCCACCATAGGGTAGCGCTTTTGCGATTTCTCTGCTATTATAAAAAGTCCTGGGCGGATGGCGAAACTGGTAGACGCAGCAGACTCAAAATCTGCCGGTGGCAACACCATGAGAGTTCGAGTCTCTCTCTGCCCATAGACACAAAATTCACTTGTTCTTTGTAACCCACTTTGGTAGCTCCAGCCATGAATAACGCAAGGCTACCCCTGCCAAACCCAAAGCACTGCAAGCCCCCAGATGGGGTTCTAGCAAAGCCAGAAGTAGTAATCCCAAACAGCCACCCAACTCCATCGTCGCGAATAACCCGTTATTAATTCCCCCTGTTCTCTTGGTAATATCTGCCCTCAGCAGCGTAGTGGTTATTTTTAACAGAAGGGCGACTCCCCCCCCTAGAAGTATGGCAATCAACCACTGCCCCCAGTTAGGGAAGTTATACAGTACACTTGCCATGGTCAGACTCCCAACTACAGCAGAGAGGGGAAGGGCTACGGCATCCAGTAAATTGTCCCAGCGAGGACGGAAAAAAAGCATAACTTCTACCACAGCCCCGATCGTGAAAATACTGAGCAGTTGGAGGGAGATTGACCAACTCTGATCAATGATAATTAAGCCCATTTTGCTAGTTATTGCCCATACCAGTAAAGCCACAAACACCCTCAGTCCCGCGGCACTGGCAAGACAAAGACCGAGTG from Pseudanabaenaceae cyanobacterium SKYG29 includes the following:
- a CDS encoding DUF4126 domain-containing protein, with translation MNTLGQIALGLCLASAAGLRVFVALLVWAITSKMGLIIIDQSWSISLQLLSIFTIGAVVEVMLFFRPRWDNLLDAVALPLSAVVGSLTMASVLYNFPNWGQWLIAILLGGGVALLLKITTTLLRADITKRTGGINNGLFATMELGGCLGLLLLALLEPHLGACSALGLAGVALRYSWLELPKWVTKNK
- the dusB gene encoding tRNA dihydrouridine synthase DusB, giving the protein MVDVKQPLKIGNLTLYSRVFQSPLSGVTDMVFRRFVRRFAPRSLMYTEMVNATGLHYVKGLPQIMEVDREAETPIAIQLFDCRPDFLAEAAEKAVAEGADLVDINMGCPVNKITRNGGGSSLLRQPRLAQEIVRRVAAAVPVPVTVKTRIGWSDQEINIVEFAQRMEDAGAQLITVHARTRAQGYNGSARWEWIRRVKEVVRIPVIANGDIFSLEAAIACLEQTGADGVMCSRGTMGYPYLVGEIDYFFQTGQRKAPPTIQEKLLLAREHLQALYEYKGTSGLRQARKHMTWYAKGFPGAATLRDQLCRFDTLQEGLDLIDRAIEAASP
- a CDS encoding photosystem I reaction center subunit II, producing the protein MSEETQKPTGKVPIWGGSTGGLLSAAFTEEKYLITWNSPKQQYFEMPTGGAAIMHEGDNMLYFAKKEQALALGRQLRNFKITNYKIWREFPNGDQVYLHPADGVFPEKVNQGRVAVGSVPRKIGDNPSPGSIKFSGKEPYDP
- the lptC gene encoding LPS export ABC transporter periplasmic protein LptC, with translation MRPLPLALTLTTVGVAIGAGLWVYLNPITEQKVTPVPPPGSTLGNVTLTEFDSQGNLIWEIKASKADYNEENFTATIVTVSGKFYRQGKVLIEAEGKAGSVNQKERKITIDGDIKARLLDENVELKADRLVWQADEDLLTATGNIKIQQPDRKITLVGKSLRATPSKSHFTLAEAVQISSAQPPISIKAPALTWAAPEQIVRIDVPFQATYQKEDLTLKAQKGVWQIQKQILQLPQSARLVATKRGWELNSRNLEWHIKESLVKLPQPVEIKSPSRGYLVSSQQGVVNLAQQIIQLSGNVKAISTFDQSQVNADRATWNIPQQLVTAEGNVFYQQARSDLQVRGDRAVADLARQTIEVSSAKAVETLVIPP
- the trmB gene encoding tRNA (guanosine(46)-N7)-methyltransferase TrmB, which gives rise to MARLVRVREHVNPLAIQYQKPTPPPDWSAVYQDWSLPLSLDLGSGQGEYLLQMAQKYPDRNFLGLEIRQPLVEYSNDRRAELGLTNVYFLFCNINQTLPYLLPADKKVKEVTIHFPDPWFKRRQHKRRLVNRELVNTLAQILCPTGQVLVQSDVWDIARSILQQFEAHPDFINLAGAGQFSDHYPDHIPTARELWAVRRNRPIYRMVFQLDSEKKGGIPPLS
- a CDS encoding FG-GAP-like repeat-containing protein: MFNPVTLSTPFSPSQLTGYNGLEFFFGSDPRKALWIEPIGDLDNDGYGDLLINTNGTDKYIVYGHAPGKPPKNSPNSSPFAAAVPVDLDRPAPLLVNNKPLFQSYDSRGRSFRLGQDVNGDGLKELVVFNSDLPSDRRSYILFGKKEGFTLNEILLDPGELDGKRGFYLATGVHNDFYLATGVYSDFDGDVNGDGIVDLAGPGFVFFGTRGDFPPVLHHGLIDGSNGFLIKNGNNTVFIRNAKDVNGDGRSDLIVAPNRILLSSSNYPPVFDLTVPNPSLLIEMPPSTPLALARIRPLGDVNRDGFADFAYVINLPWSTEAGTTTLYFGSANPSQITAKDSSLSFPPGYGVYDAADFNNDGFVDLLMATHSSPPAFRQSGSPATYIAFGGLQGFSQPQGIAIQTKNIGDFNGDGITDLYAHDKILFGGTLIRRLEDAEVDGKNGIFIGTGFTPVGDFNGDGRVDLAKGGLVILGTDRINNSRTYLSVTGGVYHHFSFPQLGYTNADSLVFYASNNGPDWVYGGWGNDTLVGESGHMDQFSGGPGNDAFVLKDQYGLQIGKSFAVIWDFEKGQDKVVVHGTANDYFFVEDNNAWLDNKNAPFLKHRSTDTSAIPNTILARRCNCPFGAVMIAAFSDVQLDLSDLVFVPNTRVV